In Streptomyces liangshanensis, the DNA window ACCCCGGGCGCCGGCGGGGAGTACTCCTCGCCGTCAACGGCGGACCGGGCGGGTACTTCGGGCTGGGACGCCGTTTCCCGCTCGCCCTCTCGCCCACACCGCTCGGCGAGTGCTACGACGTGATCGGGTTCGACCCCCGCGGAACCGGCGCCTCCACACCCCTGCGGGCGGAGATCACCCCGGTGAAGGCGCCCTTCGACAGCCGTCCCCCCGACGCCGACTTCGCCGCGATCGCCGACGACTTCGCGGAACGCGAGAAGGGCGCCGGACGGGCGGGCGGTGAGATCCGGCCGCACTTCAGCACCCGGAACCTCGCCAGGGACATGGACGTGATCCGGGAAGTGCTCGGCGAGGAGACGATCAACTTCCTCGGCTACACGTACGGAACGTATCTCGGCGCGGTCTACGGCAGCATGTTCCCGGCCCGCCTCGACCGCTGCGTACTCGATTCGTGTGTGCACCCGGACTGGTCGTGGCGGGAGCAGTTCATGGCCCAGGGCCGGGCCAACCGCGCCAATCTCGGGGCGTGGGCGGTCTGGGTGTCGGAGCGTCACCGGCACTTCGGCCTCGGCACCTCCGCCGGAGAGGTGATCGGGGCGGTCGAGGAGGCCGCCGCCGGCCTGGTCACGCGCCCCGGAAACGTCCACCTGCGCACCCTGTACGACGGGGCGGTCGGCTCGCGCTCGGCCGACCGAGCGCGATGGGAGGAGCTCGGGCGGCTGGTCGCCGATCTCCGCCACGGCGACACGGCGGCGGCCGAGAAGTGGCTCGCCGACGAAAAGGTCTGGCCGCCGGCGGAAACGGAGGGGACGACGCGGTGCGGCGTCCTGGAAGCCGTCACCTTGGAGAAGGACTGGCCCACCGAACTCGACGTGTACTACGAGGACATGCGCCGTTTCCGTACCCACTATCCGTACGGATACGGCGTGATGCGCGCGCAGCCGTGGGTCGGCGCGTTCCGCTCGTTCACCCCGCCCGAGGCGCCCACCGTCCTGAGCGGGCGCGCGTACCCGGCCGGCCTCGTCGTCCACGCCGACGGCGATCCGACGGACCATTACGCGGGCGCGGTCGCGATGGCCGCCCTCCTCGGCCACCGGCTGATCACCGTCTCGGACTCGGGCGAGCACGAGATCTACGCGTTCCGCCGCAATCCGGAGGTGGACCGCCTGGTCAACGCCTACCTGGTCGACGGCGTCCTGCCGGACGACACCACGTGCCCGAGCACCGTGTCCCGCCCGGACGTACCCGCCGACCCGGGCCCCGACCCGGACGCGAGCGGCACCGGCACCACACACAGCGCCTAGCCCCCGCGCGCGGCCGAGTTGAGGAGAGACATGACACACGCGCTGGTCATCGGCGGTGGTATCGCGGGCACCGTGGCCGCGATCGCCCTGCAGAAGGCAGGATTCGAACCGACCATCTACGAGGCCTTCGACCGTACCGCCGACGGCATCGGGAACTTCGTCAACATCGCGCCGAACGGGCTCGACGCCCTGGACAGCGTGGGCCTGGGCGACCTGGTGCGGCGCGACGGATTCGACACCCCCGCCATCGCGTTCTACAGCCACACCGGCCGGGCGCTGACCGGTGACGTACGCACGGACCGGATCTCCGCCGAGGGGATGATCATCCAGACCATCCGGCGGTCCGCCCTGTACATCGCGCTGCGCGACGAGGCCGTCCGGCGCGGGATCAGGGTCGAGTACGGCAAGCGCGTCACCGACGCGAAGACCGCGGGCGGCGGCGTACGCGCCGTCTTCGCCGACGGGGACCACGCCGAGGGCGATCTGCTGGTCGGCGCCGACGGCCTGCGCTCCCGGGTGCGGCGGATCATCGATCCCGCCGCGCCGGCCCCCCGCTACCTCGGCGTGCTGAACGCGTTCGGCTGCGCGCGGGGCGTCCGGACCCCGGGGCCGTCCGGAGTCATCCGCATGTTCTTCGGCCGGGAGAGCTTCTTCAGCTACACCAAGCACCCCAACGGCGACCTCTGGTGGTTCGCCAACCCCCCGCGCCCCGCCGAGCCGGACCCGGCGGAGTTGAGCCGGGCGGCGGAGACCTGGCGCGAGGACCTGCCGCGGTTGTTCGAGAAGGACAGAACACCCGCCGCGGAGATCATCAGGGCCACCACCGATCTCGCGCCGCCCTCCCCCACCTACGACCTGCACCACGTGCCCCGGTGGCACCGCGACCGTATGGTCGTGATCGGGGACGCCGCCCACGCCGTCTCCCCGACGGCCGGGCAGGGCTGCTCCGTCGCCATGGAGGACGGGGTCGTGCTGGCCAAGTGCCTCCGGGACTCGGGCTCCGTCGACGGGGCCTTCGCCACCTACGAGGCGGCCCGCCGGCAACGGGTCGAGGACATCGTGGCCCAGGGGAAGTACAACAACGAGGGCAACATGCGCCGGGGTGCCGTGGGCCGGCAGGTGCGCAACTTCTTCATCTCGCGGGCCTTCAGGACGACGTCCGGCAGGTCCGATCCCACCTGGATGCTCGGTCACCACATCGACTGGGACGCCCCGGAGCCCGCCGCGAGCCACCCGCGGGGGCTCAGGACCACGTCGTGACCGCTTCCGGCCCGACCGCACGCGTCACTCACCCGAGGAGAGCCCACGATGACCGACACCGTGCAGGAACCCGTGGCGGAGGAGACCTTCCCCTACTCCCGTCAGTGCCCGTTCACCGCCCCCAAGCAGTACCCGGAGATGGTCGAGAAGGGCGTCACCCAGGTGACTCTCGCGCAGTCCGGTCTGCGGGTATGGGCGGTGACGGGGTACGAGAACATCCGTAGCCTGCTCACCGACCCACGCGTCAGCGCCTCCCGGAAGCACGACAACTTCCCCTTCTACTTCGTCCCCCCGCCGCAGGCCAGGACCGAGACCTCGTTCATCGGGTACGACGCGCCGGAGCACGGCCGGGCGCGGCAGAAGGTCGCGGCCGCGTTCACGTTCCAGCGGGTGCAGAGGCTGCTTCCCCGGATCCAGCAGATCGTCGACGAACACATCGACCGGCTGCTCGCCCTGCCCCCGCCGGTGGACTTCCACCGTCTGTTCTCCCTCTCCATGCCGACCACCGTGATCTGCGAGATGCTCGGGATGCCGCAGGGCGACCACGACTTCATCATCAAGCACAGCAACAACATGTTCGGCGGCCAGAGCACCCCCCAGCAGCGGCAGGAAGCGATCGTCGAGGTCAACGCGTATGTCGAGCGGTTGGTGGAGGAACGCGAGGAGAAGCCGGGCGACGACCTGACCAGCACGGTGATCGAGCAGTTCCGCAAGGCCGGCGACTACACCCGCCGGGACGCGGTCAACATGATCCGCATGCTGATGAACGGCGGTCACGAGACCACGGCGAGCATGCTCTCCCTGGGCACCGCCTGCCTCCTGGAGAACCCCGATCAGCTGGCGGAGCTGCTGGCCTCCCCCGAGACCCTGATCGAACCGGCCACGGAAGAACTCCTGCGCATGGTGACGATCGGCGACATCGGGGTGCCGCGGGTGGCCCTGGAGGACATCGAGATCGCGGGGACGGTGATCCCGGCGGGGGACGGCATCCTGTGCCTGCTGCTGACCGCGAACCGGGACGAGGCCGTCTTCAGCGATCCGGAGCGCCTGGTCCTGAGCCGCGGCAGCCGGAAGCACATCGGGTTCGGGCACGGTGCGCATCTGTGCATCGGCGCGGAACTCGCCCGGCTGGAGATGCAGGTCGTCTGGACGACACTGTTCCGCCGCATACCCACCCTGCGGCTGGACCGGCCGCTGGAGGACATCCCCCGCAAGGAGGGCGCGATCGTGTACGGCGTCCACGAACTGCCCGTCACCTGGGAGGTGTGACGCGGTGGAGACGGAGGACACCTACGGCTCGGGGCTCGCCGAGCTGTACGAACTGATCTACGCCGGCCGGGGCAAGGACTACCCGGCCGAGTCGGCCGCCGTCACCGACCTGGTGCGTTCCCGGAAGCCGGAGGCGTCCTCGCTGCTGGACGTCGCCTGCGGGACGGGAGGCCATCTGGCCTTCTTCCGGGAGTACTTCGACGGGATCGAGGGACTGGAGCTCTCCGAGCACATGATCGCGAAGGCCGCGACCGGGCTGCCGGGTGTGCGGGTGAACCGGGGCGACATGCGGGACTTCGCCCTCGACCGCACCTTCGACGCGGTGGTGTGCATGTTCAGTTCCATCGGCTACCTGGAGTCGCCGGACGAGCTGGACCGTACGCTCAAGAGCGTCGTCCGCCACCTGAACCCGGGCGGTGTCGTGGTGATCGAACCCTGGTACTTCCCCGAGGCGTTCCTGCCGGGCTACATCGCGGAGGACGTCGTCAGGACCGACGAGCGGGTCACCGTACGGGTGTCCCACTCCGCCAGGGAAGGCGACCACGTACCGATCGTCGTGCACTACATCGATGCCCGGAAGGACGCCGGCATCGCGCACTTCACGGACGTCCACCGGATGGCTCTGTTCACCAGGGAACAGTACGAGGCGGCCTTCCGGCGGGCGGGCTGCGCGGTGGAGTACATAGCCGGCGGCCTGTTCGGCTGCGGGCTGTTCGTGGGCGTCCTCACCTGACCGGTGGCGCGGGACCCGGCCCCACCGGGTCCCGCGCCCTGGTGCATGAGTGACGGCCGGTCAGACAGGGCCGGTCGTACGGCGTTCGGCCTCGGCCGTCTCCCACATGTCCCGCAGGGACCGCGCCAGGTCGATCCGGGGACGCCAATGGAGCAGTTCGCCGGCGAGCCGGATGTCGGCCCGGGTCCAGGACCCGCCGAGGCTCCCCACCTCCCGGCGGCGCGCGTCCAGCCT includes these proteins:
- a CDS encoding alpha/beta fold hydrolase; the protein is MKTAIDPADPLRAYHRQRLAWSPAPSGDGTEHARIDVPLDYADPAGRRLSVALSRIRAADPGRRRGVLLAVNGGPGGYFGLGRRFPLALSPTPLGECYDVIGFDPRGTGASTPLRAEITPVKAPFDSRPPDADFAAIADDFAEREKGAGRAGGEIRPHFSTRNLARDMDVIREVLGEETINFLGYTYGTYLGAVYGSMFPARLDRCVLDSCVHPDWSWREQFMAQGRANRANLGAWAVWVSERHRHFGLGTSAGEVIGAVEEAAAGLVTRPGNVHLRTLYDGAVGSRSADRARWEELGRLVADLRHGDTAAAEKWLADEKVWPPAETEGTTRCGVLEAVTLEKDWPTELDVYYEDMRRFRTHYPYGYGVMRAQPWVGAFRSFTPPEAPTVLSGRAYPAGLVVHADGDPTDHYAGAVAMAALLGHRLITVSDSGEHEIYAFRRNPEVDRLVNAYLVDGVLPDDTTCPSTVSRPDVPADPGPDPDASGTGTTHSA
- a CDS encoding FAD-dependent oxidoreductase is translated as MTHALVIGGGIAGTVAAIALQKAGFEPTIYEAFDRTADGIGNFVNIAPNGLDALDSVGLGDLVRRDGFDTPAIAFYSHTGRALTGDVRTDRISAEGMIIQTIRRSALYIALRDEAVRRGIRVEYGKRVTDAKTAGGGVRAVFADGDHAEGDLLVGADGLRSRVRRIIDPAAPAPRYLGVLNAFGCARGVRTPGPSGVIRMFFGRESFFSYTKHPNGDLWWFANPPRPAEPDPAELSRAAETWREDLPRLFEKDRTPAAEIIRATTDLAPPSPTYDLHHVPRWHRDRMVVIGDAAHAVSPTAGQGCSVAMEDGVVLAKCLRDSGSVDGAFATYEAARRQRVEDIVAQGKYNNEGNMRRGAVGRQVRNFFISRAFRTTSGRSDPTWMLGHHIDWDAPEPAASHPRGLRTTS
- a CDS encoding cytochrome P450, which translates into the protein MTDTVQEPVAEETFPYSRQCPFTAPKQYPEMVEKGVTQVTLAQSGLRVWAVTGYENIRSLLTDPRVSASRKHDNFPFYFVPPPQARTETSFIGYDAPEHGRARQKVAAAFTFQRVQRLLPRIQQIVDEHIDRLLALPPPVDFHRLFSLSMPTTVICEMLGMPQGDHDFIIKHSNNMFGGQSTPQQRQEAIVEVNAYVERLVEEREEKPGDDLTSTVIEQFRKAGDYTRRDAVNMIRMLMNGGHETTASMLSLGTACLLENPDQLAELLASPETLIEPATEELLRMVTIGDIGVPRVALEDIEIAGTVIPAGDGILCLLLTANRDEAVFSDPERLVLSRGSRKHIGFGHGAHLCIGAELARLEMQVVWTTLFRRIPTLRLDRPLEDIPRKEGAIVYGVHELPVTWEV
- a CDS encoding class I SAM-dependent methyltransferase; protein product: METEDTYGSGLAELYELIYAGRGKDYPAESAAVTDLVRSRKPEASSLLDVACGTGGHLAFFREYFDGIEGLELSEHMIAKAATGLPGVRVNRGDMRDFALDRTFDAVVCMFSSIGYLESPDELDRTLKSVVRHLNPGGVVVIEPWYFPEAFLPGYIAEDVVRTDERVTVRVSHSAREGDHVPIVVHYIDARKDAGIAHFTDVHRMALFTREQYEAAFRRAGCAVEYIAGGLFGCGLFVGVLT